Within the Terriglobia bacterium genome, the region CGGCACGAAATACCAGTACATATCGATCCAGCGTCCCAACATGACAATGATGGCAACCGGGATCAGCTTTTGCGGCTTGCGCTTCAAGTCGCGCGACAGCAACAACGCAAACGGAAGTGCGAATTGCACGAAGATCAATAAAAGAGCGATATAGCCCCAGCCGCTCTTGATACGGTGCAGGTACCAGGAAATTTCGTCAGGAAGGTTGCCCATCCAGATGATGAGCCATTGCGAGAACGAGAAGTAGGCCCACACCATCGTGAACGCCAGCAGGAGTTTACCCACATCGTGTAGACGATCGGGGAGAACTACCTCGTCCATCGGCGAATACTTCGACAGAACCGAAAGGAAGATGATCGTCAGCGCCATCATGGACAGCGCCTCGCCGATCATGAAAATCATCCCGTAGATCGTCGAATACCAATGCGGGTCAAGCGACATTCCCCAATCGACCACGGCGCCGGTGAGCGACCACGCCCAGACGAGAATCCCGATTCCTGAAATCACCTTGAGAGTTCGCCAGATACTCGGAGAAGCGCTTTCATCCTGCCGCCACGACAGCCTGGTCAGGAAAATCGACAGCAATATCCACAAGGCGAAGTAGATGATTGCCCGACCAATCCACCAGGGATAGTTCAACCACCAGGCTTTTTCCGCCAGCATTTTGTCGGTTGCGAGATTGACGGTCATCCACGGGTACAACTGCTTGGCTCCGAGCAGGATTGGAAGGAACAAGATCGCCAGCATAGGGACGCATCGTGCCGCGGCCTCGAAGATCCGCCGGCCAAGCATCCACCAGTTTCCGCCGGTAAGATGTCCTGTCATCAGCAGCGCCATCCCGCCGAGAGAGAGTCCGAGGACAAACATGTAGGCGATCAGGTAGCCGCGCAGGAACTCCGGGAAGTTCAGAAAGCCGGCGATCACCAGCGCCACACCACCAGCCAGCGCGGCAAACAGCGCCATCGTGCGCACTTCTGTCAGTATGGCCGGGGGCGTGAAGTTCTTCGTATTGATATTCGTAGTGCTCATTTCTTTTGCCCCCGCGGTTGCGCCGGAAGGTTCGGTTTCTCGTTGGGCGGAAGCTGAATCTCGCTGGTCCCGGGCAGTTCGCTCATATTCGGCGCCTTACCGAGTTCCATGCCCGGCGGAATATCTGCGCGCGTTGCGTCCTGGCTGAGTTGCAAGGCCCGGATGTATGCCGCGATTGCCCACCGATCGGATACCGATACCTGCGACTTGTATTCCGACATGCCGCCGAATCCATTCGTCATCACGTCGAAGAAGTGCCCGATCGGCATCTGCCGCAACCGGTCTGTGTGATAGGAAGGCGGACGCTTGAAGCCGCGCTGCACGATCATCCCGTTTCCGTTCCCGGTCTCCGAGTGGCATGGCGAGCAATAAATGTTGTACCGCTCGCGGCCGCGCTCCAGTAATGCCTTGGTGAGTGGGACGGGTAGTTCGGTACCGGGCTGCCCATTGATCTTCCCGGTGTAGTAATACTGGTCGGCCCTTTCATCGGTACGGGCGACAGTGCCCTCAACCAGAGGCCGTGCCGATCGATCATCAGGGTAAAAGGTGTTCATCGCGAGCGGCTTGAACCTCGGCTGGTCGTGCATGTCCTGCCGGCAGCCGGCCAGGAACACCAGCGTCACTGTCAGCCCTGCGATTACGAGGCGCTTCATGGTTGCGATCCTGCGGAGTGCGTTCATGGTGCTAATGCGAGACCTCCGTCACATCGATCGCCTTCAGTGCCATCAGGAAGCTCCCGGTCGAAACGACATCGAATTTTGGATCAGCGGCCTCAATGCACAGGAAAAAGCGGTCGCGCGTCACGGAAGTAAATCGTGGGTTGTTGAACACCGGGTGATAAGGCATCGGTAAGCCGTTCAGCGCCAGCATTCCGACTACGGCGGAAATGCCGCCGAACAGAATCGTCATCTCGAATGTCACGATGATGAATGCGGGCCATGAGTTGAACGGGCGGCCGCCGATGTTCTCCGGAAAGCTGACCGCTGAAATCCAGTACTGCAACAGGTAGCCCGACAACCCGCCCAGGATTCCACCGACCAGGACCACCAGCGGTACGCGGTTCTTGCGGAATCCCAGCGCATCCGACACTTCCTCGACGGGGTACGGCGTATAGGCGTCCATCTTGCGATAGCCCGCTTCGTACGCACGCTCAGTGGCCTTCACCAGGTCGGTCGGGTTATCGAACTCGGCCATCATGCCGTAGAGCGGGTTCATGGGAGTCTCAGTCATGCGCGGCCACCTCCTCCTTCACCTGCGACTCAGGTAGCAAGGTGCGCATTTCGAAGATCGAGATCATTGGCATCACGCGTATGAACAACAGGAACGCGAAGAAGAAGAACAGGACCGTGCCGCCGTAAGTCGCCAGGTCCCATCGTGTCGGGACGTAGTGTCCCCACGAAGAGGGCAGGAAATCGCGGCTCAGACTGACGACGACGATCACGAATCGCTCAAACCACATTCCCACCAAGACATCCACCGAGAGCAGGAATAATAGGAATGGAGTCTGCCGTACCTTGCGGATCCACAGCAGTTGAGGCAGCGCGATATTAGTAGTGATCAACAGCCAGTAGGCCCAGCCGTATGGTCCGAAGGCACGGTTCAGGAACATGAACTTTTCATACCCGCTGCCGCTGTAGAACGCGAAGAAAGCTTCCATCGAGTAGCCGTAGGCGACGATCAATCCCGTCGCCAGCATCACCTTCGCGGCGTTGTCGAGGTGACGCTCGGTGATCATGTCCTGCAGCCCGTAGAAGCGCCGGATCGGAATCGCCAGAACCAGCACCATCGCGAAGCCGGAGTAAATCGCGCCGGCGACGAAGTACGGCGGGAAGATTGTCGTGTGCCATCCCGGAAGGATTGAGGCGGCGAAATCAAAGCTCACCACCGTGTGCACTGAAAGCACCAGGGGCGTCGCCAAGCCGGCCAGGAGAAGGTAGGCCGTTTCATAGCGGCTCCAGTGCCGCGCCGACCCGCGCCATCCCATCGAAAGCAGACCGTACACCTTCCGCGCCCACGGACTCTTCGCCGTATCGCGCATTGTGCCGAAGTCG harbors:
- a CDS encoding cytochrome c, coding for MKRLVIAGLTVTLVFLAGCRQDMHDQPRFKPLAMNTFYPDDRSARPLVEGTVARTDERADQYYYTGKINGQPGTELPVPLTKALLERGRERYNIYCSPCHSETGNGNGMIVQRGFKRPPSYHTDRLRQMPIGHFFDVMTNGFGGMSEYKSQVSVSDRWAIAAYIRALQLSQDATRADIPPGMELGKAPNMSELPGTSEIQLPPNEKPNLPAQPRGQKK
- a CDS encoding DUF3341 domain-containing protein; protein product: MTETPMNPLYGMMAEFDNPTDLVKATERAYEAGYRKMDAYTPYPVEEVSDALGFRKNRVPLVVLVGGILGGLSGYLLQYWISAVSFPENIGGRPFNSWPAFIIVTFEMTILFGGISAVVGMLALNGLPMPYHPVFNNPRFTSVTRDRFFLCIEAADPKFDVVSTGSFLMALKAIDVTEVSH
- the nrfD gene encoding NrfD/PsrC family molybdoenzyme membrane anchor subunit, with product MAEIHLPEEHKIQHDRLLPGQSPVLESGHTFGSVTDKIASIVLRRPVTLGWALGLFICFAGVNILGLAVSYLFFKGVGIWGLNIPVGWGFAIINFVWWIGIGHAGTLISAILLLFKQSWRNSINRFAEAMTLFAVACAAMFPLIHTGRPWLAAYWLFPYPNSMNVWPQFRSPLIWDVFAVSTYGTISLLFWFVGLIPDFGTMRDTAKSPWARKVYGLLSMGWRGSARHWSRYETAYLLLAGLATPLVLSVHTVVSFDFAASILPGWHTTIFPPYFVAGAIYSGFAMVLVLAIPIRRFYGLQDMITERHLDNAAKVMLATGLIVAYGYSMEAFFAFYSGSGYEKFMFLNRAFGPYGWAYWLLITTNIALPQLLWIRKVRQTPFLLFLLSVDVLVGMWFERFVIVVVSLSRDFLPSSWGHYVPTRWDLATYGGTVLFFFFAFLLFIRVMPMISIFEMRTLLPESQVKEEVAAHD